Genomic segment of Actinomycetes bacterium:
TTAAAGATGGCAAAATCGCAAAGAAGCTTATTGGTGCTATGTCCAAAGATAAGATATTAAATGAAATATCTTCCTTCCTTTAATGGCACAAATTTTTCTAGGTACCTCCGGGTATAAATATAAGGATTGGATAGGGGAGTACTATCCACAGGACATGGATAGTAAAGAAAACCTTTTCTATTATGGAAGGGATTTTAATACAGTAGAGATAAATTTTACTTATTACTCCCTGCCCAATCCTTACATATTTTTAAATATGGTTAAAAAAGCAAAACCCGGCTTTTTATTTTCCATTAAGGCCCATAGTTCCATGACTCACCATAGAAATTTTACCGACCAGCAGCGACAGCAGTTTTTTCAATCACTCAAGCCCTTGCAGGATAACTCAATGCTGGGATGTCTGTTGTTTCAATTTCCATATTCCTTTAAATTCAATAAAAAAAATGCCCAATACTTAGAAGAAATAGGGGAAAAATTTGGCGAGTACCCCTCAGTTATAGAGTTCAGGCATAATTCATGGTTAAGGGAAGAAGTATTTAATTTGATGGCAAAAAGCAATCTTGCTTTTTGCAATGTTGATGAGCCTGGTTTGCCCGGATTACTGCCGCCAACAGAAATTAATGTTGGCGATATTTCTTATATAAGGTTCCATGGCCGTAACAGGAAAAACTGGTGGAACCATGAACAGGCTTACCAGCGGTATGATTATGCCTATACCCTTAAGGAATTATCAGAATGGATACCCAGGATTGAACATATGGCTTCCAAACCCGGAAAAATATTTATATATTTTAATAACCATTACCGGGCCAAAGCAGTAAAATCAGCCAGAGTTCTGGCAGGTTTACTTAAAGAAAGCCATATTATTACTTCACAAAATTAACCTAATTATATAAAATCTATTAAGCAGTTTTGGCAATAGCTTATAGAAAGTTAGTTTTATGTTTAAGAGAGTAGAGGCAAAAGTAAATTTAGTAGAGATGGAAGAAAGAATCCTGAAGTTCTGGAAGGATGCCCGGGTTTTTGAAAAGAGCCTTCAAAAGAACAAACATAATAAAAAATTTGTCTTCTATGAAGGTCCCCCTACAGCAAATGGTGCCCCGGGAGTCCATCATGTGTTATCCAGGGTGTTTAAGGATATATTTCCCCGGTATAAAACCATGAAAGGCTATTATGTCCCCAGAAAAGCAGGCTGGGATACCCACGGGTTACCGGTTGAGCTGGAGATTGAAAAAAAATTAAATATAAATTCAAAGAAAGAAATTGAAGAAATAGGCATCGAGAAATTTAACCGGTTATGCAAACAGAGCGTAATGCGCTATGAAGAAGAATGGAAAAAAATGACTGAGCGCATAGGCTTCTGGATTGATATGGATAATGCTTATTATACTTTTACCAATGATTATATTGAAACTATATGGTGGATACTTAAAACAGTATGGGACAAGGATCTTCTATACCAGGGGCACAAGATTGTGCCTTATTGTACCCGATGCGGTACGGCTCTATCCTCACATGAAATAGCCCTGGGATACAAGGAGGTTATTGACAAAACTATTGTGGTAAAGTTTAAGCTGAAGGAAAAGAAGAATTGTTATCTTCTGGTTTGGACTACCACCCCCTGGACCCTGGTGTCCAATGTAGGCTGCGCTATAAACCCGAAAGCAACTTATGCAGAGGTTGAATTTGAGGACCAGTGCCTGGTTCTGGCCGGGGACCTGGTGGAAAGTGTATTTGGGGAAGAAGACAGCTACAGGGTTATCCGTAAATTTAGCGGTAAAGAACTGGTGGGTAAAAAATATGAGCCCATTTATGATTATGCCGAGGACAGCACCCGGGCCTATAAGGTGGTGCCTGGCGACTTTGTCTCTACCCGGGAGGGTACAGGGATTGTACATATAGCCCCTGCCTTTGGTGAAGATGATATGAGTGTAGGGTTAAAAAACAACCTTCCTGTAGTGCAGATGGTTGACTATGATGGGAAATTCAAGCCAGAGGTAGACCAGTTTGCAAAAATGGGAATAGAGGAATCCAATCCGGTCATAATTGATGATTTAAAGAAAAGAAATCTGTTGTTCAGCTTTGAAAACCACAAGCACTCCTATCCTTTTTGTTGGAGGTGTGACAGCAGATTGATCTATTATGCTAAAAAAAGCTGGTACATAAGAACTTCTAAAATAAAGCAGCAGCTGCTGGACTCCAACCAAAAAGTTAACTGGTACCCGGAACATATAAAATATGGAAGATTCGGTAAATGGCTGGAGAATAATATAGACTGGGCCTTAACCAGGGAACGTTACTGGGGAACCCCGTTACCCATATGGGAAGATGAAAATGGTCACCGGGTATGTATAGGCAGCATACAGGAATTAAAACAAATGGCAGTGGAAGAATTTGATGAACTGGACCTCCACCGGCCCTATGTAGATAATGTAAAAGTCAAATGCCCTCAATGCGGGCAGCATATGCACAGGGTTACCGAGGTAATAGATGTATGGTTTGATTCGGGCTCAATGCCTTTTGCCCAGTTTCATTATCCTTTTGAGAACCAGGAGTTGTTTAAGGAAAGTTTTCCTGCCGATTTTATATGTGAGGCCATTGATCAAACCAGAGGCTGGTTTTATACCATGCTGGCTATATCTACTTTCCTGTTTAAACAATCAAGTTACAAGAATGTATTGTGTCTGGGCCTGATAAATGATGAAAATGGACAGAAAATGAGCAAGTCCAGGGGCAATATAGTGGAGCCCTGGAAAATACTGAACAAACAGGGCGCAGATGCTCTCAGGTGGTACTTTTTTACGGCAGTATCCCCCTGGCTGCCCAAAAATTTTTCAGTCAGTTCGGTAGATGAAGTAATCAGGAAGTTTATCCTTACCCTGTGGAACACTTATTCGTTCTTTGTAATCTATGCCAATATAGATAATTTTGATCCGGCAAAACACCATCTTAAAGTGGAAGACAGGCAGGAGATTGATAGGTGGATAATATCGGAATTAAATAAGACTGTAAAAGAGGTAAACAGATTGTTGGATGACTATAATGTTACTGACAGCGGAAGGCTTATACAGGATTTTGTAGACAATTTATCCAACTGGTATGTAAGGAGAAGCAGGAGGAGATTCTGGAAAAGCGGCACCGATAAAGAAAAAATCAGCGCCTATAAGACCCTTTATGAATGCCTTACTACCGTGGCCTTGCTGTGTGCACCCTATGTACCATTTATAAGCGAAGAAATATATCAGAATCTGGTAGTGGGAATGGACCAGGATAAGGTCAGTGTTCATCTTCAGGATTATCCTGAAGATGATATGGAACTCATAGATGAACAATTAAGTTTTAATATGGAGATAGCCAGAAAAGTGGTAGGTCTGGGTAGAACCATAAGAAACAAACTGAATATAAAGACCAGGCAGCCGCTTTCTGAGGTTATAATCTATTTTGATGTAGATAAAAAAGTTACTGAAGCCATACGTCATTTTGAGCCCATAATAAAAGAAGAGCTAAATGTTAAACAGGTAAATATCCTGGACGACAGGGGGCAGCTGGTAAGTTATGACATTAAACCTAACTTGAAGCTTTTGGGGTCCAAATACGGGGCCATGGTACCTAAAATAAAGCAAAGCCTGGAAGAGATGAACCCGGCTATGGTAGCCCTTAAATCAGAAAGCAGCAAGAAGATATCTATGATGGTAGATGGAAAACACATAGATCTGGAACCTGATGAGGTTCTGGTGGATATTGTAAACAAAGAGGGGCTGGGAATAGAGAGCGACGGAACCTTTACCATCGGCCTTCCTTCAGAGATAGAACCCGGACTTCTTGAGGAGGGTTTTGCCAGGGAACTGGTACATCAGATCCAGAACCTTAGAAAAGAAGCTGATTTTAAGATTGAAAACACCATAAACACTTACATAGATTGTGGACCGGAAGAGAAAAAGATAATTAAAAAATATGATGATTATATAAAGAAAGAAACACTTACCCAGAAACTGAATTTTGGTAAGAAAGAGGAGTGCTTTAACCGGGAGGCGGAAGTTGACGGATCCAGTATGACCATTGCTATAGTAGTGGTGGGAAGTATTGTATGAAAATAAGCAATAATAATAAATTATTAAACACAGTTTTTGTTCTGGTAGCAGTTATTGTACTGGCCGCAGATCAGTATACCAAGTACTGGATAAAAATAAACCTTCCCACCTCCAGTTCCATTGAAGTGGTACCCAATTTTTTTTATATCACCCATATAAAAAATACGGGAGCCGCCTTTGGGCTTTTCCCCAATGGAACCCAGGTGTTAATAATCATCTCCATAATAGCTATACTTCTTATAATAGTAATAAAGATTATACTCAAGATTAAATCCTATTTTTTCAATATTGCCCTGGGCCTTATAATGGGGGGAGCTTTGGGCAATCTGGTAGACCGTTATTTTATTGGCGAAGTTACTGATTTTTTATATATAGTTTATTGGCCCATATTCAATATAGCGGACAGCTCGGCGGTAGTAGGATTTGCTATTATGGTTATAATTTTATTTAAGGAATTTTTTAAAAAAGATGGGGCAGTTAAGCAGTGAACTCTAAACCTCTGGAGTTTGTAGTAACCGCTCAGGAACAGGGCAAAAGAATTGACCGGTTTCTTTCCGAAAATATTAACCGGATAACCCGAAGCCAGATTTCAATATTAATGGAACAGGGCAAGGTCAGGGTCAATCAGCAATCAGTAACCAAAAGTTACAGAATCAAGGAAGGCGACAGAATCTATGTCCTGGATCTGGTAAAGGATGATTCGCCTAAACTGGAGCCGGAGAACCTAAATTTAAACATTCTGTATGAGGACAAATATCTGATGGTGGTATCCAAGCCTGCGGGAATGGTATGCCATCCAGGGCCCGGCCACAGCCGGCATACCCTGGTTAATGCCCTGCTCTATCATAGCCAGAAGCTGTCGGATAGGGGGGAAGGGGATCGTCCAGGGATTGTGCACCGGCTGGATAAGGATACATCAGGCCTGGTAGTAGTGGCAAAAGATAATCATACCCATCAACTTTTATCTGATTTGTTTAAATCCAGGCAGGTAAAAAAGATATACTGGGCATTGGTATGGGGCAATTTTAGCGAAAAGAAGGGAATGATAAGCCTGCCTCTTTCCCGGTCTGCAAAAGACCGTAAAAAGATAGCAGTTAGTTCGGACCGGGGAAGGCAGGCCAGCACAGAATTTGAGATCAGGGAGCAATTCAACCAGTGCAGCTGGCTGAGCATAAATTTAAAAACAGGCAGAACTCACCAGATTAGAGTGCATATGAATTATATCGACCATCCGGTTATAGGGGATAATACATATAGAAATAAGGAATCTGCAGGACTTGCCCAGACTCTTGGATTATCCAGGCAGTTTCTGCATGCCATAAAAATAGAATTTGTGCACCCCATCAAAAAAACCGGGATAAAGGTAGAGGACAGTCTGCCCGCTGAATTGCAATCAGTTCTGGATAGACTTATCCTTAATAAGCAATAATGCAGTTTATATCATTAAGGAAGGTATCAATATGTCAAAAATAAGAAGAGTGGTCCTAGATGTGTTAAAACCCCATGCCCCCAGTATAATAGATCTGGCCAATATATTGGCTGATATAAAGGGGATAGAGGGGGTGGATATCAGTCTAAAAGAGATGGACCAGAAGGTGGAAAACGTTAAGATAACTTGCGAAGGCGAAGATATAGACTACGGTCAACTGGAAAAAGCCATAATTGAAAATGGCGGGTCAGTTCACAGCATAGACAAAATATCTGCGGGAGCCAGCATGGTTGATGAAGTTTTAACTTCCCAGGATTAGGTAGCCCTGATCTCCTGCCGCATAAATATTATATAAGATAGAGCGAAACATATAACTGCCAGGGATATAATCGCTATCAGCTGTGGCCAAACCTGAACCAAACTCTGCCCCAGAGAAAGTGGACTTAACAGCATTCTGCTCAAATCAGTAGAAACCAGAGATTGAGCATTTAAAAACATATGTCCTCCTACCGGTATCAGCAGGGTGGTTATAGCTTCTGAAAACAGGGTGGCTGGAGATATCCTGGATATATTGCTCTCAATCATATAATTTTTTACCTGGTCAGCAGTAGATGCATTATCCAGAGGAACTACTGCATTGGCCACTGCATTGGCTATTATGGGTAGAAAGACTATCAGAAACAGCCATATAGCAATAGAGGTGAGTATGGAGGTGGCTGTTTTTTCCATAATAACTGAAAACAGCATAGACAGTCCCATCCAGAAAGTACCATAGAATATACATATAAACACAAAGAAAAACAGCCGGAGTATTTCCATGGATGAAGGGGGAACGCCAATGGTCCTAAGCCCTATTCCTGCTATCAGCAATACTATGCTGCCCATGATTATGGCCAGGGTGGTAATTCCTGCTAAAAATTTTCCGTTTATTACGCTATCCCTGAAAATTGGCTGGGACATAAGCCTGCTTAAATTACCGCTTCTTCTTTCGCTGTTTATAGCATCAAAACCAAAAACAATGCCTATTATGGGTATAAACAGGCTGATAAAAGTTATAAATGAGGGGAGTATGTCTCCCGAGGTGGTAAAAAGTTTTAAGAATATATTTGCATCTACACCGCTGGCTGCGTCCCGGATATTTTGCAGGGCAACATATACAGAAGACAATCCTGCAACGTATACCAGCCCCAGCAGTATTATAAATTTTTTACTGCTGAAATAATCTGTCAGTTCTTTTCTATATACAGTAAGAATGCTTTTCATATTACTCCTCTTTAAAATATTTTAGGTAAATTTCTTCCAAAGCATAATTCTTTATATTCATGCTGGTAAGAAATGAATCCGAGCCAGAGATGGTTTTGGATATTTCAGACCTCAAATCCTTATCACAGATAACCTGAATTTTGCCATCCTCCTGGTTTACTTCTACTACTTGGTCCATGTTTCTAATTTTTTCAATCAGGCCCTGGTCAAAGGGATTGATTTCTATTTCTATCCTGTATTTTCCGCCGCCAAACAAATCTCTTCCCAGTTTATCGATTTCGCCTTCACCTATGAGATTTCCCTTGGACAGCACTCCCACTCGGTGGCATATTTTCTGAACCAGGTTTAACTGGTGAGATGACAGCATGAAAGTTATTCCCTTTTCCTGATTCAGCCTGATAATGGTTTCCAGTATACTATTGGCAACCTTTACGTCCAAACCTTCTGTAGGCTCATCAAAAATTACCAGCTGGGGATCCTTTATTAAAACATCGGCTATACCCAGCCTTTGTTTCATTCCTTTGGAAAACTGTTTTACCGGCTGATTCTTATTTTTAAGAAGGCCTACCGTTTCCAGCACACGATCTGTCTTTTCAGGGATCTCACTGTACTTTATATTATTGAGTTCTGCAGTGTAGGTCAAGTTATCTCTGGCGGTCATATCCTCATAAAACCCAACTTTTTCCGGCAGATACCCGGTTATCCTTTTTACTTTTAAAGGCTCCCTGGTAGAATTAAAACCGGCTACACTTATGCTTCCCGAGGTAGGCTCTGTTAACCCCAGTAGCATAAGAATAATGGTAGACTTACCGGCACCGTTTGGTCCCAGCAGTCCATAAATCTCGCCTTTATTTATGGTCAGGTTTAGATTATTGACTGCTATGGTACTGCCATATTTTTTAGTAAGGTTTTCTGCAATGATTATTTTTTCCATAATCCTATCTTCTTCCCAACCTTGCAAATATTATGGCTACACCAACTATAACTATAACAATGATGCCAATTCCGACCCAGCCCCACACGGTGGGTGTTAATACAGTTACCCTGAGGTCCAGAGAATCTGTGCTGTTTTCACTATTGGCATTGAAAGTAACCATATAGTCACCGGCAATAGTTTTCTCAGGCGGTTTTATGGTTACCTCTATCTCTTCCTGTTCACCGGCTTCCAGGGTTTCAATGTCTTTATTATCAAATTCCACCATCCAGCCTTCAGGCTCGGTGGTGGTAAGTGAGATATTTTCAATTGAGGCTGAACCGCTGTTTCCCAGCATCAGCATATATTTATTATCTTTACCGGAGGTAATTTCAGTACTGAGCCTTCCGGTTTTGGTAGAAAGGTCTAGCTGATAAGTAGCGGTAACAATGGCTGTAAACTCAGCATTAGCGCTTAAGCCTGTATCTTCGTCTTCAACCATGATGGTTATGGCATATTCGCCCGGCTCTATTTTAACCAGAGGGGTAGCTATTACTTTTAAGCTTGTGGAAGCTGCATTGGGGGCCAACTTAATAGCAGATATCTCTGTATTTTCAAATGAGGGCTGTATGGAAACATACCATCCTTCAGGTGCTTCAGAGTTTAGATCAAAGGTCCTTTCTTCTTGCCCCGAATAAGAAAGATCTGCCTTAAATTCAAAAGATCCGCCAGATTTCGCCCTCAATTCAGGAAACTGTATATCAAAGCTGAGCTCCTCTGGTACCACTTCCTCTGCCTGAGGGGTCTCTGTTTCAGCTTCTTCCTCCTGGGCAAGAACAACTGAAGGTACGGATAAAATAATGGATAAAGTAAAAATTGCTAAAAAGCTAAAAATTAATGTCTTCATTTTTTTATTCCTGCTTTTCACTTATTAGACTCCTTTACTATCTAATGATATTTTAGGCTGTTTTAATTTTGCTTTATTGCCACGGTTACATTTTTGTATACGAACAAAAATTTTAATAATTTTGTCCGTGGTTGTCAAGAAAGGCTAAGGGGTTGTCATTTAAAAGTTAAAAGTTCAATTATTATTTTAAGTGATTTACAATTTATAACCAGGAAAGTATGATCCCAAATTTTTTCTTGTATTTTGTTATAAAATTTCATATATTATAAAAAGCTATTTATCAACCTTTAAAATAGTCCAGAGAGACTAAAAGGGAAAAAGTGAAGAATAAAAAATATATAAATAAAAATATTATGCCTTCTTGCTGCATGGGTGGGAAGGTTTTTTTATGTCCCAATTTAAGCCTATGAGAGAAAAAGCATTAATACTAGGAGCCCAGGATATAGAAAGAGTGCTAAAAAGGATTTCACATGAAATCCTTGAGAGAAACAAGGGATGCGGCAACCTGGTGTTTATAGGTATACAAAAAAGGGGAATACCCTTGGCTGCCAGAATTGCAGAGAACATAAAAAATTTTGAGCAGTCACAGATACCGGTGGGGAAACTGGATATAACATTTTACCGGGATGATATAGGTAAGAGCATAAAACCGGAAGTAAACATTACCGACATACCTTTTGACATAAAGGATAAGGATATAATTTTAGTTGATGATGTTCTGTTTACCGGTAGAACTATCAGGGCAGCCATGGATGCAATTATTGATCTGGGAAGGCC
This window contains:
- a CDS encoding DUF72 domain-containing protein, giving the protein MDSKENLFYYGRDFNTVEINFTYYSLPNPYIFLNMVKKAKPGFLFSIKAHSSMTHHRNFTDQQRQQFFQSLKPLQDNSMLGCLLFQFPYSFKFNKKNAQYLEEIGEKFGEYPSVIEFRHNSWLREEVFNLMAKSNLAFCNVDEPGLPGLLPPTEINVGDISYIRFHGRNRKNWWNHEQAYQRYDYAYTLKELSEWIPRIEHMASKPGKIFIYFNNHYRAKAVKSARVLAGLLKESHIITSQN
- the ileS gene encoding isoleucine--tRNA ligase; translation: MFKRVEAKVNLVEMEERILKFWKDARVFEKSLQKNKHNKKFVFYEGPPTANGAPGVHHVLSRVFKDIFPRYKTMKGYYVPRKAGWDTHGLPVELEIEKKLNINSKKEIEEIGIEKFNRLCKQSVMRYEEEWKKMTERIGFWIDMDNAYYTFTNDYIETIWWILKTVWDKDLLYQGHKIVPYCTRCGTALSSHEIALGYKEVIDKTIVVKFKLKEKKNCYLLVWTTTPWTLVSNVGCAINPKATYAEVEFEDQCLVLAGDLVESVFGEEDSYRVIRKFSGKELVGKKYEPIYDYAEDSTRAYKVVPGDFVSTREGTGIVHIAPAFGEDDMSVGLKNNLPVVQMVDYDGKFKPEVDQFAKMGIEESNPVIIDDLKKRNLLFSFENHKHSYPFCWRCDSRLIYYAKKSWYIRTSKIKQQLLDSNQKVNWYPEHIKYGRFGKWLENNIDWALTRERYWGTPLPIWEDENGHRVCIGSIQELKQMAVEEFDELDLHRPYVDNVKVKCPQCGQHMHRVTEVIDVWFDSGSMPFAQFHYPFENQELFKESFPADFICEAIDQTRGWFYTMLAISTFLFKQSSYKNVLCLGLINDENGQKMSKSRGNIVEPWKILNKQGADALRWYFFTAVSPWLPKNFSVSSVDEVIRKFILTLWNTYSFFVIYANIDNFDPAKHHLKVEDRQEIDRWIISELNKTVKEVNRLLDDYNVTDSGRLIQDFVDNLSNWYVRRSRRRFWKSGTDKEKISAYKTLYECLTTVALLCAPYVPFISEEIYQNLVVGMDQDKVSVHLQDYPEDDMELIDEQLSFNMEIARKVVGLGRTIRNKLNIKTRQPLSEVIIYFDVDKKVTEAIRHFEPIIKEELNVKQVNILDDRGQLVSYDIKPNLKLLGSKYGAMVPKIKQSLEEMNPAMVALKSESSKKISMMVDGKHIDLEPDEVLVDIVNKEGLGIESDGTFTIGLPSEIEPGLLEEGFARELVHQIQNLRKEADFKIENTINTYIDCGPEEKKIIKKYDDYIKKETLTQKLNFGKKEECFNREAEVDGSSMTIAIVVVGSIV
- the lspA gene encoding signal peptidase II codes for the protein MKISNNNKLLNTVFVLVAVIVLAADQYTKYWIKINLPTSSSIEVVPNFFYITHIKNTGAAFGLFPNGTQVLIIISIIAILLIIVIKIILKIKSYFFNIALGLIMGGALGNLVDRYFIGEVTDFLYIVYWPIFNIADSSAVVGFAIMVIILFKEFFKKDGAVKQ
- a CDS encoding RluA family pseudouridine synthase, which translates into the protein MNSKPLEFVVTAQEQGKRIDRFLSENINRITRSQISILMEQGKVRVNQQSVTKSYRIKEGDRIYVLDLVKDDSPKLEPENLNLNILYEDKYLMVVSKPAGMVCHPGPGHSRHTLVNALLYHSQKLSDRGEGDRPGIVHRLDKDTSGLVVVAKDNHTHQLLSDLFKSRQVKKIYWALVWGNFSEKKGMISLPLSRSAKDRKKIAVSSDRGRQASTEFEIREQFNQCSWLSINLKTGRTHQIRVHMNYIDHPVIGDNTYRNKESAGLAQTLGLSRQFLHAIKIEFVHPIKKTGIKVEDSLPAELQSVLDRLILNKQ
- a CDS encoding DUF211 domain-containing protein, which translates into the protein MSKIRRVVLDVLKPHAPSIIDLANILADIKGIEGVDISLKEMDQKVENVKITCEGEDIDYGQLEKAIIENGGSVHSIDKISAGASMVDEVLTSQD
- a CDS encoding ABC transporter permease, which encodes MKSILTVYRKELTDYFSSKKFIILLGLVYVAGLSSVYVALQNIRDAASGVDANIFLKLFTTSGDILPSFITFISLFIPIIGIVFGFDAINSERRSGNLSRLMSQPIFRDSVINGKFLAGITTLAIIMGSIVLLIAGIGLRTIGVPPSSMEILRLFFFVFICIFYGTFWMGLSMLFSVIMEKTATSILTSIAIWLFLIVFLPIIANAVANAVVPLDNASTADQVKNYMIESNISRISPATLFSEAITTLLIPVGGHMFLNAQSLVSTDLSRMLLSPLSLGQSLVQVWPQLIAIISLAVICFALSYIIFMRQEIRAT
- a CDS encoding ABC transporter ATP-binding protein; translation: MEKIIIAENLTKKYGSTIAVNNLNLTINKGEIYGLLGPNGAGKSTIILMLLGLTEPTSGSISVAGFNSTREPLKVKRITGYLPEKVGFYEDMTARDNLTYTAELNNIKYSEIPEKTDRVLETVGLLKNKNQPVKQFSKGMKQRLGIADVLIKDPQLVIFDEPTEGLDVKVANSILETIIRLNQEKGITFMLSSHQLNLVQKICHRVGVLSKGNLIGEGEIDKLGRDLFGGGKYRIEIEINPFDQGLIEKIRNMDQVVEVNQEDGKIQVICDKDLRSEISKTISGSDSFLTSMNIKNYALEEIYLKYFKEE
- the pyrR gene encoding bifunctional pyr operon transcriptional regulator/uracil phosphoribosyltransferase PyrR, translated to MREKALILGAQDIERVLKRISHEILERNKGCGNLVFIGIQKRGIPLAARIAENIKNFEQSQIPVGKLDITFYRDDIGKSIKPEVNITDIPFDIKDKDIILVDDVLFTGRTIRAAMDAIIDLGRPRSVQLVVLIDRGHRELPIRADYVGKNIPTSINELIEVRLKETDSIDKVTICDNK